From Stenotrophomonas nitritireducens, the proteins below share one genomic window:
- a CDS encoding carbohydrate ABC transporter permease — MKRGSLAGWVFAAPALIVIGVFFGLPVLSALALSLTDFDLYALADPHNLRFNGLGNYIDLLQTPMFWKSLGNTAYFVVAGVPLSIAVSLGAALLLNAPAARFKALFRTALFAPVVTTLVAVAVIWRYLFHTRYGMVNWGLGQIGINPIDWLGDTNWAMPTIIGFAVWKNFGYNMVIFLAGLQAIPKDLYEAARIDGASRWQQFLHITLPMLGPVLLVVGVITVSGYFQLFAEPYVMTRGDPLQSTVSVLYFMFEEGFKWWNLGRASAVAFLLFLIILAVTTLMLRFGKRRELV; from the coding sequence ATGAAGCGCGGCTCACTGGCTGGCTGGGTCTTCGCCGCGCCGGCGCTGATCGTGATTGGCGTGTTCTTTGGCCTGCCGGTTTTGTCGGCGCTGGCCTTGAGCCTGACCGACTTCGATCTCTACGCGCTGGCCGACCCGCACAACCTGCGTTTCAACGGCCTGGGCAATTACATCGACCTGCTGCAGACGCCGATGTTCTGGAAATCGCTCGGCAATACCGCCTACTTCGTGGTGGCTGGTGTGCCCTTGTCGATCGCGGTTTCGCTGGGTGCTGCATTGTTGCTCAACGCCCCGGCGGCGCGCTTCAAGGCGCTGTTCCGCACCGCGCTGTTTGCGCCGGTGGTGACCACGCTGGTGGCGGTGGCGGTGATCTGGCGCTATCTGTTCCATACCCGCTACGGCATGGTGAACTGGGGGCTGGGCCAGATCGGCATCAATCCCATTGATTGGCTGGGTGATACGAACTGGGCGATGCCAACCATCATTGGTTTCGCGGTGTGGAAGAACTTCGGCTACAACATGGTGATCTTCCTGGCCGGGCTGCAGGCCATTCCCAAAGACCTTTACGAGGCGGCACGTATTGACGGCGCCTCGCGTTGGCAGCAGTTCCTGCATATCACCTTGCCGATGCTGGGGCCGGTGCTGCTGGTGGTCGGCGTGATTACCGTGTCCGGTTATTTCCAGCTGTTCGCCGAGCCCTATGTGATGACCCGTGGCGATCCGCTGCAGAGCACGGTGAGCGTGCTGTATTTCATGTTCGAGGAAGGCTTCAAGTGGTGGAACCTGGGGCGTGCCTCGGCCGTGGCCTTCCTGCTGTTCCTGATCATCCTGGCGGTGACCACGTTGATGTTGCGCTTCGGCAAACGCAGGGAGCTGGTATGA